Proteins from a genomic interval of Salmo salar chromosome ssa14, Ssal_v3.1, whole genome shotgun sequence:
- the LOC106569956 gene encoding bromodomain-containing protein 2 isoform X3, whose product METAINPPHDSSLGGVDVGLQGVMAMEQGPPGPGKRIRKPSLLFEGFEGPPLLPHGQAPPSGSPRPLVHDMNRQGRATNQLQFLQRAMMKSLWRHHFAWPFHEPVDASKLSLPDYHKIIKQPMDMGTIKRRLENNYYRSASECMQDFNTMFTNCYIYNKPTDDIVLMAQSLEKAFLQKVAQMPQEEIELPPPPPRGKPGKPGKGRRAAVPGGVTTAHQVPAVSQSAYSPPTPDTPESLLSTPPQTLQAKSLPPTLHSTPAMLGLPPTQPTAKKKGVKRKADTTTPTTMTMAMPITMGVGGIGMGMVGGPDSPLTLTSLGVGQGLGLGIGMGIGMGRGRGMAGAKAAAGRRGVSGRPIKPPKKDLPDWVQIQPVRRGKLSQQLRYCNGILKELLSKKHAAYAWPFYKPVDASMLGLHDYHDIIKQPMDLSTIKRKMDSREYRDAQQFAGDVRIMYSNCYKYNPPDHDVVTMARKLQDVFEFCFAKMPDEPAAPPASMGGRSSSSSSSSSSSSESDPSSESDSDSSPSSDSEEERAHRLAELQEQVCTQLKAVHEQLAALSQGPIVKPKRKKEKKDKKKKKKPEKHRGSRVPVEEDIPIRPPKTPKVTKTSKTPKTPKTKSSKGGSTQGKRGTGKKSNKSKSSKKSQAVTLSMHQMSAAAMLPHYDSEEEDEVSPMSYDEKRQLSLDINKLPGEKLGRVVHIIQAREPSLRDTDPEEIEIDFETLKPSTLRELERYVMTCLRKKPRKPYVGKKGGAGKSREELALEKQLELEQRLLDVSGQLNSGKKPQKTKEKPSAVEPHAVASRLSASSSSSDSSSSSSSSSSDTSDSD is encoded by the exons ATGGAGACGGCCATAAACCCGCCCCATGACAG CTCCCTGGGCGGGGTCGACGTAGGCCTGCAGGGCGTCATGGCGATGGAGCAGGGCCCTCCGGGCCCCGGCAAGCGCATCCGGAAACCGTCACTGCTGTTTGAGGGATTCGAGGGCCCGCCATTGCTCCCCCACGGGCAAGCTCCCCCCTCTGGGTCACCACGGCCCCTAGTGCACGACATGAACCGGCAGGGCCGCGCCACCAACCAGCTGCAGTTCCTCCAGAGAGCCATGATGAAGTCCCTGTGGAGGCACCACTTCGCATGGCCCTTCCATGAGCCTGTGGATGCCTCCAAACTCAGCCTGCCT GACTATCACAAGATTATCAAACAGCCCATGGACATGGGGACCATCAAGAGGCGCCTGGAGAACAACTACTACCGCAGCGCCAGCGAGTGCATGCAGGACTTCAACACCATGTTCACCAACTGCTACATCTacaacaag CCAACAGATGATATTGTTCTGATGGCCCAGTCCCTGGAGAAGGCTTTCCTTCAGAAGGTTGCCCAGATGCCCCAGGAGGAGATAGAActgccccctcctcccccacggGGCAAACCGGGCAAGCCAGGCAAAGGACGCAGAGCCGCAG TACCAGGAGGAGTGACCACTGCTCACCAGGTTCCGGCAGTGTCCCAGTCCGCGTACTCTCCCCCCACGCCGGACACCCCGGAGTCTCTGCTCTCCACCCCCCCACAGACGCTCCAGGCCAAGAGCTTACCTCCCACCCTCCACAGTACTCCTGCTATGCTAGGCTTACCCCCCACACAGCCCACAGCCAAG AAAAAGGGAGTGAAGCGGAAAgcagacaccaccacccccaccaccatgacCATGGCCATGCCCATCACCATGGGCGTTGGCGGGATTGGCATGGGCATGGTCGGTGGACCCGACTCCCCGTTGACACTCACCTCGCTGGGGGTAGGCCAGGGCCTGGGCCTCGGCATTGGGATGGGTATTGGTATGGGCCGCGGCAGAGGCATGGCGGGCGCCAAAGCAGCTGCAGGGAGGCGGGGAGTCAGCGGGCGCCCTATCAAGCCCCCGAAGAAAGACCTGCCGGACTGGGTGCAGATCCAGCCGGTGCGACGCGGCAAACTGAGCCAGCAGCTCCGGTACTGCAACGGGATTCTCAAAGAGCTGCTGTCCAAGAAACACGCGGCGTACGCCTGGCCCTTCTACAAACCAGTGGACGCCTCCATGCTGGGCCTACACGACTACCACGACATCATCAAGCAGCCCATGGACCTCAGCACCATAAAG AGGAAAATGGACAGTCGAGAGTACCGGGATGCCCAGCAGTTTGCCGGTGACGTCAGGATAATGTATTCTAACTGCTATAAGTACAACCCTCCAGACCATGACGTGGTAACCATGGCACGCAAACTACAG gacGTCTTTGAGTTCTGCTTTGCCAAGATGCCCGACGAGCCTGCGGCCCCTCCCGCTTCCATGGGTGGACGCTCCTCATCTTCTTCATCTTCCTCCTCGTCCTCGTCTGAGAGCGAccccagcagcgagagcgacagcGACAGCAGCCCCAGCTCGGACAGCGAGGAGGAGCGAGCACACCGCCTGGCCGAGCTGCAGGAACAGGTGTGTACACAG CTGAAAGCAGTTCATGAGCAACTGGCCGCACTCTCCCAGGGCCCCATCGTCAAGCctaagaggaagaaagagaagaaggacaagaagaagaagaagaagcccgAGAAGCATCGGGGAAGCCGGGTGCCGGTCGAAGAGGATATACCCATCCGGCCGCCAAAAACGCCCAAGGTCACCAAGACGTCGAAGACGCCGAAGACACCTAAGACCAAGAGCAGCAAAGGGGGCTCCACACAGGGCAAGAGGGGCACTGGCAAGAAGAGCAACAAGAGCAA gtcctccaagaaGTCGCAGGCGGTGACGCTCAGCATGCACCAGATGAGCGCCGCCGCCATGCTCCCCCACTACGActcagaggaggaggacgaggtgtCGCCCATGAGCTACGACGAGAAGCGCCAGCTCAGCCTGGACATCAACAAGCTGCCCGGGGAGAAGCTGGGCCGCGTGGTTCATATCATCCAGGCGCGCGAGCCTTCGCTGCGCGACACCGACCCAGAGGAGATCGAGATAGACTTTGAGACGCTCAAGCCGTCCACGCTGCGCGAGCTGGAACGCTACGTTATGACCTGCCTCCGCAAGAAGCCTCGCAAACCCTATG TAGGGAAGAAAGGTGGAGCAGGGAAGTCCCGGGAGGAGCTGGCTCTGGAGAAGCAGTTGGAATTGGAGCAGAGGTTGCTGGATGTCAGCGGGCAGCTCAACTCTGGCAAGAAGCCTCAGAAAACCAAAG AGAAACCCAGTGCTGTGGAGCCCCATGCCGTGGCGTCTCGCCTCAGCGCCAGCAGCTCCAGCTCCgactcttcttcctcttcctcatcgtCCTCCTCTGACACCAGTGACTCAGACTGA
- the LOC106569956 gene encoding bromodomain-containing protein 2 isoform X7: MAMEQGPPGPGKRIRKPSLLFEGFEGPPLLPHGQAPPSGSPRPLVHDMNRQGRATNQLQFLQRAMMKSLWRHHFAWPFHEPVDASKLSLPDYHKIIKQPMDMGTIKRRLENNYYRSASECMQDFNTMFTNCYIYNKPTDDIVLMAQSLEKAFLQKVAQMPQEEIELPPPPPRGKPGKPGKGRRAAVPGGVTTAHQVPAVSQSAYSPPTPDTPESLLSTPPQTLQAKSLPPTLHSTPAMLGLPPTQPTAKKKGVKRKADTTTPTTMTMAMPITMGVGGIGMGMVGGPDSPLTLTSLGVGQGLGLGIGMGIGMGRGRGMAGAKAAAGRRGVSGRPIKPPKKDLPDWVQIQPVRRGKLSQQLRYCNGILKELLSKKHAAYAWPFYKPVDASMLGLHDYHDIIKQPMDLSTIKRKMDSREYRDAQQFAGDVRIMYSNCYKYNPPDHDVVTMARKLQDVFEFCFAKMPDEPAAPPASMGGRSSSSSSSSSSSSESDPSSESDSDSSPSSDSEEERAHRLAELQEQVCTQLKAVHEQLAALSQGPIVKPKRKKEKKDKKKKKKPEKHRGSRVPVEEDIPIRPPKTPKVTKTSKTPKTPKTKSSKGGSTQGKRGTGKKSNKSKSSKKSQAVTLSMHQMSAAAMLPHYDSEEEDEVSPMSYDEKRQLSLDINKLPGEKLGRVVHIIQAREPSLRDTDPEEIEIDFETLKPSTLRELERYVMTCLRKKPRKPYVGKKGGAGKSREELALEKQLELEQRLLDVSGQLNSGKKPQKTKAEKPSAVEPHAVASRLSASSSSSDSSSSSSSSSSDTSDSD, from the exons ATGGCGATGGAGCAGGGCCCTCCGGGCCCCGGCAAGCGCATCCGGAAACCGTCACTGCTGTTTGAGGGATTCGAGGGCCCGCCATTGCTCCCCCACGGGCAAGCTCCCCCCTCTGGGTCACCACGGCCCCTAGTGCACGACATGAACCGGCAGGGCCGCGCCACCAACCAGCTGCAGTTCCTCCAGAGAGCCATGATGAAGTCCCTGTGGAGGCACCACTTCGCATGGCCCTTCCATGAGCCTGTGGATGCCTCCAAACTCAGCCTGCCT GACTATCACAAGATTATCAAACAGCCCATGGACATGGGGACCATCAAGAGGCGCCTGGAGAACAACTACTACCGCAGCGCCAGCGAGTGCATGCAGGACTTCAACACCATGTTCACCAACTGCTACATCTacaacaag CCAACAGATGATATTGTTCTGATGGCCCAGTCCCTGGAGAAGGCTTTCCTTCAGAAGGTTGCCCAGATGCCCCAGGAGGAGATAGAActgccccctcctcccccacggGGCAAACCGGGCAAGCCAGGCAAAGGACGCAGAGCCGCAG TACCAGGAGGAGTGACCACTGCTCACCAGGTTCCGGCAGTGTCCCAGTCCGCGTACTCTCCCCCCACGCCGGACACCCCGGAGTCTCTGCTCTCCACCCCCCCACAGACGCTCCAGGCCAAGAGCTTACCTCCCACCCTCCACAGTACTCCTGCTATGCTAGGCTTACCCCCCACACAGCCCACAGCCAAG AAAAAGGGAGTGAAGCGGAAAgcagacaccaccacccccaccaccatgacCATGGCCATGCCCATCACCATGGGCGTTGGCGGGATTGGCATGGGCATGGTCGGTGGACCCGACTCCCCGTTGACACTCACCTCGCTGGGGGTAGGCCAGGGCCTGGGCCTCGGCATTGGGATGGGTATTGGTATGGGCCGCGGCAGAGGCATGGCGGGCGCCAAAGCAGCTGCAGGGAGGCGGGGAGTCAGCGGGCGCCCTATCAAGCCCCCGAAGAAAGACCTGCCGGACTGGGTGCAGATCCAGCCGGTGCGACGCGGCAAACTGAGCCAGCAGCTCCGGTACTGCAACGGGATTCTCAAAGAGCTGCTGTCCAAGAAACACGCGGCGTACGCCTGGCCCTTCTACAAACCAGTGGACGCCTCCATGCTGGGCCTACACGACTACCACGACATCATCAAGCAGCCCATGGACCTCAGCACCATAAAG AGGAAAATGGACAGTCGAGAGTACCGGGATGCCCAGCAGTTTGCCGGTGACGTCAGGATAATGTATTCTAACTGCTATAAGTACAACCCTCCAGACCATGACGTGGTAACCATGGCACGCAAACTACAG gacGTCTTTGAGTTCTGCTTTGCCAAGATGCCCGACGAGCCTGCGGCCCCTCCCGCTTCCATGGGTGGACGCTCCTCATCTTCTTCATCTTCCTCCTCGTCCTCGTCTGAGAGCGAccccagcagcgagagcgacagcGACAGCAGCCCCAGCTCGGACAGCGAGGAGGAGCGAGCACACCGCCTGGCCGAGCTGCAGGAACAGGTGTGTACACAG CTGAAAGCAGTTCATGAGCAACTGGCCGCACTCTCCCAGGGCCCCATCGTCAAGCctaagaggaagaaagagaagaaggacaagaagaagaagaagaagcccgAGAAGCATCGGGGAAGCCGGGTGCCGGTCGAAGAGGATATACCCATCCGGCCGCCAAAAACGCCCAAGGTCACCAAGACGTCGAAGACGCCGAAGACACCTAAGACCAAGAGCAGCAAAGGGGGCTCCACACAGGGCAAGAGGGGCACTGGCAAGAAGAGCAACAAGAGCAA gtcctccaagaaGTCGCAGGCGGTGACGCTCAGCATGCACCAGATGAGCGCCGCCGCCATGCTCCCCCACTACGActcagaggaggaggacgaggtgtCGCCCATGAGCTACGACGAGAAGCGCCAGCTCAGCCTGGACATCAACAAGCTGCCCGGGGAGAAGCTGGGCCGCGTGGTTCATATCATCCAGGCGCGCGAGCCTTCGCTGCGCGACACCGACCCAGAGGAGATCGAGATAGACTTTGAGACGCTCAAGCCGTCCACGCTGCGCGAGCTGGAACGCTACGTTATGACCTGCCTCCGCAAGAAGCCTCGCAAACCCTATG TAGGGAAGAAAGGTGGAGCAGGGAAGTCCCGGGAGGAGCTGGCTCTGGAGAAGCAGTTGGAATTGGAGCAGAGGTTGCTGGATGTCAGCGGGCAGCTCAACTCTGGCAAGAAGCCTCAGAAAACCAAAG CAGAGAAACCCAGTGCTGTGGAGCCCCATGCCGTGGCGTCTCGCCTCAGCGCCAGCAGCTCCAGCTCCgactcttcttcctcttcctcatcgtCCTCCTCTGACACCAGTGACTCAGACTGA
- the LOC106569956 gene encoding bromodomain-containing protein 2 isoform X6, translating into METAINPPHDSSLGGVDVGLQGVMAMEQGPPGPGKRIRKPSLLFEGFEGPPLLPHGQAPPSGSPRPLVHDMNRQGRATNQLQFLQRAMMKSLWRHHFAWPFHEPVDASKLSLPDYHKIIKQPMDMGTIKRRLENNYYRSASECMQDFNTMFTNCYIYNKPTDDIVLMAQSLEKAFLQKVAQMPQEEIELPPPPPRGKPGKPGKGRRAAVPGGVTTAHQVPAVSQSAYSPPTPDTPESLLSTPPQTLQAKSLPPTLHSTPAMLGLPPTQPTAKKKGVKRKADTTTPTTMTMAMPITMGVGGIGMGMVGGPDSPLTLTSLGVGQGLGLGIGMGIGMGRGRGMAGAKAAAGRRGVSGRPIKPPKKDLPDWVQIQPVRRGKLSQQLRYCNGILKELLSKKHAAYAWPFYKPVDASMLGLHDYHDIIKQPMDLSTIKRKMDSREYRDAQQFAGDVRIMYSNCYKYNPPDHDVVTMARKLQDVFEFCFAKMPDEPAAPPASMGGRSSSSSSSSSSSSESDPSSESDSDSSPSSDSEEERAHRLAELQEQLKAVHEQLAALSQGPIVKPKRKKEKKDKKKKKKPEKHRGSRVPVEEDIPIRPPKTPKVTKTSKTPKTPKTKSSKGGSTQGKRGTGKKSNKSKSSKKSQAVTLSMHQMSAAAMLPHYDSEEEDEVSPMSYDEKRQLSLDINKLPGEKLGRVVHIIQAREPSLRDTDPEEIEIDFETLKPSTLRELERYVMTCLRKKPRKPYGKKGGAGKSREELALEKQLELEQRLLDVSGQLNSGKKPQKTKEKPSAVEPHAVASRLSASSSSSDSSSSSSSSSSDTSDSD; encoded by the exons ATGGAGACGGCCATAAACCCGCCCCATGACAG CTCCCTGGGCGGGGTCGACGTAGGCCTGCAGGGCGTCATGGCGATGGAGCAGGGCCCTCCGGGCCCCGGCAAGCGCATCCGGAAACCGTCACTGCTGTTTGAGGGATTCGAGGGCCCGCCATTGCTCCCCCACGGGCAAGCTCCCCCCTCTGGGTCACCACGGCCCCTAGTGCACGACATGAACCGGCAGGGCCGCGCCACCAACCAGCTGCAGTTCCTCCAGAGAGCCATGATGAAGTCCCTGTGGAGGCACCACTTCGCATGGCCCTTCCATGAGCCTGTGGATGCCTCCAAACTCAGCCTGCCT GACTATCACAAGATTATCAAACAGCCCATGGACATGGGGACCATCAAGAGGCGCCTGGAGAACAACTACTACCGCAGCGCCAGCGAGTGCATGCAGGACTTCAACACCATGTTCACCAACTGCTACATCTacaacaag CCAACAGATGATATTGTTCTGATGGCCCAGTCCCTGGAGAAGGCTTTCCTTCAGAAGGTTGCCCAGATGCCCCAGGAGGAGATAGAActgccccctcctcccccacggGGCAAACCGGGCAAGCCAGGCAAAGGACGCAGAGCCGCAG TACCAGGAGGAGTGACCACTGCTCACCAGGTTCCGGCAGTGTCCCAGTCCGCGTACTCTCCCCCCACGCCGGACACCCCGGAGTCTCTGCTCTCCACCCCCCCACAGACGCTCCAGGCCAAGAGCTTACCTCCCACCCTCCACAGTACTCCTGCTATGCTAGGCTTACCCCCCACACAGCCCACAGCCAAG AAAAAGGGAGTGAAGCGGAAAgcagacaccaccacccccaccaccatgacCATGGCCATGCCCATCACCATGGGCGTTGGCGGGATTGGCATGGGCATGGTCGGTGGACCCGACTCCCCGTTGACACTCACCTCGCTGGGGGTAGGCCAGGGCCTGGGCCTCGGCATTGGGATGGGTATTGGTATGGGCCGCGGCAGAGGCATGGCGGGCGCCAAAGCAGCTGCAGGGAGGCGGGGAGTCAGCGGGCGCCCTATCAAGCCCCCGAAGAAAGACCTGCCGGACTGGGTGCAGATCCAGCCGGTGCGACGCGGCAAACTGAGCCAGCAGCTCCGGTACTGCAACGGGATTCTCAAAGAGCTGCTGTCCAAGAAACACGCGGCGTACGCCTGGCCCTTCTACAAACCAGTGGACGCCTCCATGCTGGGCCTACACGACTACCACGACATCATCAAGCAGCCCATGGACCTCAGCACCATAAAG AGGAAAATGGACAGTCGAGAGTACCGGGATGCCCAGCAGTTTGCCGGTGACGTCAGGATAATGTATTCTAACTGCTATAAGTACAACCCTCCAGACCATGACGTGGTAACCATGGCACGCAAACTACAG gacGTCTTTGAGTTCTGCTTTGCCAAGATGCCCGACGAGCCTGCGGCCCCTCCCGCTTCCATGGGTGGACGCTCCTCATCTTCTTCATCTTCCTCCTCGTCCTCGTCTGAGAGCGAccccagcagcgagagcgacagcGACAGCAGCCCCAGCTCGGACAGCGAGGAGGAGCGAGCACACCGCCTGGCCGAGCTGCAGGAACAG CTGAAAGCAGTTCATGAGCAACTGGCCGCACTCTCCCAGGGCCCCATCGTCAAGCctaagaggaagaaagagaagaaggacaagaagaagaagaagaagcccgAGAAGCATCGGGGAAGCCGGGTGCCGGTCGAAGAGGATATACCCATCCGGCCGCCAAAAACGCCCAAGGTCACCAAGACGTCGAAGACGCCGAAGACACCTAAGACCAAGAGCAGCAAAGGGGGCTCCACACAGGGCAAGAGGGGCACTGGCAAGAAGAGCAACAAGAGCAA gtcctccaagaaGTCGCAGGCGGTGACGCTCAGCATGCACCAGATGAGCGCCGCCGCCATGCTCCCCCACTACGActcagaggaggaggacgaggtgtCGCCCATGAGCTACGACGAGAAGCGCCAGCTCAGCCTGGACATCAACAAGCTGCCCGGGGAGAAGCTGGGCCGCGTGGTTCATATCATCCAGGCGCGCGAGCCTTCGCTGCGCGACACCGACCCAGAGGAGATCGAGATAGACTTTGAGACGCTCAAGCCGTCCACGCTGCGCGAGCTGGAACGCTACGTTATGACCTGCCTCCGCAAGAAGCCTCGCAAACCCTATG GGAAGAAAGGTGGAGCAGGGAAGTCCCGGGAGGAGCTGGCTCTGGAGAAGCAGTTGGAATTGGAGCAGAGGTTGCTGGATGTCAGCGGGCAGCTCAACTCTGGCAAGAAGCCTCAGAAAACCAAAG AGAAACCCAGTGCTGTGGAGCCCCATGCCGTGGCGTCTCGCCTCAGCGCCAGCAGCTCCAGCTCCgactcttcttcctcttcctcatcgtCCTCCTCTGACACCAGTGACTCAGACTGA
- the LOC106569956 gene encoding bromodomain-containing protein 2 isoform X8 has product METAINPPHDSSLGGVDVGLQGVMAMEQGPPGPGKRIRKPSLLFEGFEGPPLLPHGQAPPSGSPRPLVHDMNRQGRATNQLQFLQRAMMKSLWRHHFAWPFHEPVDASKLSLPDYHKIIKQPMDMGTIKRRLENNYYRSASECMQDFNTMFTNCYIYNKPTDDIVLMAQSLEKAFLQKVAQMPQEEIELPPPPPRGKPGKPGKGRRAAVPGGVTTAHQVPAVSQSAYSPPTPDTPESLLSTPPQTLQAKSLPPTLHSTPAMLGLPPTQPTAKKKGVKRKADTTTPTTMTMAMPITMGVGGIGMGMVGGPDSPLTLTSLGVGQGLGLGIGMGIGMGRGRGMAGAKAAAGRRGVSGRPIKPPKKDLPDWVQIQPVRRGKLSQQLRYCNGILKELLSKKHAAYAWPFYKPVDASMLGLHDYHDIIKQPMDLSTIKRKMDSREYRDAQQFAGDVRIMYSNCYKYNPPDHDVVTMARKLQDVFEFCFAKMPDEPAAPPASMGGRSSSSSSSSSSSSESDPSSESDSDSSPSSDSEEERAHRLAELQEQLKAVHEQLAALSQGPIVKPKRKKEKKDKKKKKKPEKHRGSRVPVEEDIPIRPPKTPKVTKTSKTPKTPKTKSSKGGSTQGKRGTGKKSNKSKSSKKSQAVTLSMHQMSAAAMLPHYDSEEEDEVSPMSYDEKRQLSLDINKLPGEKLGRVVHIIQAREPSLRDTDPEEIEIDFETLKPSTLRELERYVMTCLRKKPRKPYGKKGGAGKSREELALEKQLELEQRLLDVSGQLNSGKKPQKTKAEKPSAVEPHAVASRLSASSSSSDSSSSSSSSSSDTSDSD; this is encoded by the exons ATGGAGACGGCCATAAACCCGCCCCATGACAG CTCCCTGGGCGGGGTCGACGTAGGCCTGCAGGGCGTCATGGCGATGGAGCAGGGCCCTCCGGGCCCCGGCAAGCGCATCCGGAAACCGTCACTGCTGTTTGAGGGATTCGAGGGCCCGCCATTGCTCCCCCACGGGCAAGCTCCCCCCTCTGGGTCACCACGGCCCCTAGTGCACGACATGAACCGGCAGGGCCGCGCCACCAACCAGCTGCAGTTCCTCCAGAGAGCCATGATGAAGTCCCTGTGGAGGCACCACTTCGCATGGCCCTTCCATGAGCCTGTGGATGCCTCCAAACTCAGCCTGCCT GACTATCACAAGATTATCAAACAGCCCATGGACATGGGGACCATCAAGAGGCGCCTGGAGAACAACTACTACCGCAGCGCCAGCGAGTGCATGCAGGACTTCAACACCATGTTCACCAACTGCTACATCTacaacaag CCAACAGATGATATTGTTCTGATGGCCCAGTCCCTGGAGAAGGCTTTCCTTCAGAAGGTTGCCCAGATGCCCCAGGAGGAGATAGAActgccccctcctcccccacggGGCAAACCGGGCAAGCCAGGCAAAGGACGCAGAGCCGCAG TACCAGGAGGAGTGACCACTGCTCACCAGGTTCCGGCAGTGTCCCAGTCCGCGTACTCTCCCCCCACGCCGGACACCCCGGAGTCTCTGCTCTCCACCCCCCCACAGACGCTCCAGGCCAAGAGCTTACCTCCCACCCTCCACAGTACTCCTGCTATGCTAGGCTTACCCCCCACACAGCCCACAGCCAAG AAAAAGGGAGTGAAGCGGAAAgcagacaccaccacccccaccaccatgacCATGGCCATGCCCATCACCATGGGCGTTGGCGGGATTGGCATGGGCATGGTCGGTGGACCCGACTCCCCGTTGACACTCACCTCGCTGGGGGTAGGCCAGGGCCTGGGCCTCGGCATTGGGATGGGTATTGGTATGGGCCGCGGCAGAGGCATGGCGGGCGCCAAAGCAGCTGCAGGGAGGCGGGGAGTCAGCGGGCGCCCTATCAAGCCCCCGAAGAAAGACCTGCCGGACTGGGTGCAGATCCAGCCGGTGCGACGCGGCAAACTGAGCCAGCAGCTCCGGTACTGCAACGGGATTCTCAAAGAGCTGCTGTCCAAGAAACACGCGGCGTACGCCTGGCCCTTCTACAAACCAGTGGACGCCTCCATGCTGGGCCTACACGACTACCACGACATCATCAAGCAGCCCATGGACCTCAGCACCATAAAG AGGAAAATGGACAGTCGAGAGTACCGGGATGCCCAGCAGTTTGCCGGTGACGTCAGGATAATGTATTCTAACTGCTATAAGTACAACCCTCCAGACCATGACGTGGTAACCATGGCACGCAAACTACAG gacGTCTTTGAGTTCTGCTTTGCCAAGATGCCCGACGAGCCTGCGGCCCCTCCCGCTTCCATGGGTGGACGCTCCTCATCTTCTTCATCTTCCTCCTCGTCCTCGTCTGAGAGCGAccccagcagcgagagcgacagcGACAGCAGCCCCAGCTCGGACAGCGAGGAGGAGCGAGCACACCGCCTGGCCGAGCTGCAGGAACAG CTGAAAGCAGTTCATGAGCAACTGGCCGCACTCTCCCAGGGCCCCATCGTCAAGCctaagaggaagaaagagaagaaggacaagaagaagaagaagaagcccgAGAAGCATCGGGGAAGCCGGGTGCCGGTCGAAGAGGATATACCCATCCGGCCGCCAAAAACGCCCAAGGTCACCAAGACGTCGAAGACGCCGAAGACACCTAAGACCAAGAGCAGCAAAGGGGGCTCCACACAGGGCAAGAGGGGCACTGGCAAGAAGAGCAACAAGAGCAA gtcctccaagaaGTCGCAGGCGGTGACGCTCAGCATGCACCAGATGAGCGCCGCCGCCATGCTCCCCCACTACGActcagaggaggaggacgaggtgtCGCCCATGAGCTACGACGAGAAGCGCCAGCTCAGCCTGGACATCAACAAGCTGCCCGGGGAGAAGCTGGGCCGCGTGGTTCATATCATCCAGGCGCGCGAGCCTTCGCTGCGCGACACCGACCCAGAGGAGATCGAGATAGACTTTGAGACGCTCAAGCCGTCCACGCTGCGCGAGCTGGAACGCTACGTTATGACCTGCCTCCGCAAGAAGCCTCGCAAACCCTATG GGAAGAAAGGTGGAGCAGGGAAGTCCCGGGAGGAGCTGGCTCTGGAGAAGCAGTTGGAATTGGAGCAGAGGTTGCTGGATGTCAGCGGGCAGCTCAACTCTGGCAAGAAGCCTCAGAAAACCAAAG CAGAGAAACCCAGTGCTGTGGAGCCCCATGCCGTGGCGTCTCGCCTCAGCGCCAGCAGCTCCAGCTCCgactcttcttcctcttcctcatcgtCCTCCTCTGACACCAGTGACTCAGACTGA